The uncultured Bacteroides sp. genome includes the window CCGACTGTAAGGTTTATGCCGATAATAATCGGCTGATGAAAGCACCTGATTATTTCAAGCTATGGATGATCAATCATCACGATGAAGAGATTATATCACTTAATGATCGGTTGGAGACACTGATAGAGGAAATGTCTAATTCTAAATCCATAACTTTACTTAATGCTTTAAACAACTATCCGATTATAGCTGTTCATGCCCATGTGCGTCCTTTCAATATTTATTGGCTGAACTTAGTAGCAGGCTTGCTCGTGCCGATTGGCCTTTTCTTTTATATTAGAATTTGGGCTTTTAGGATACGCTTGCGCAAGGACATTGATCGGATTGCAAAAACGAATGAAGAAATAATAACCATTATACAGACTAATTTATAAATTAATTATGGAAGATATTACGTTTAGTACGATAGAAGAGGCGATAGAAGATTTTAGAGAAGGTAAATTTGTAATAGTAGTAGATGATGAAGATCGTGAGAATGAAGGTGATTTTATTATTGCTGCCGAGAAGGTGACTGCCGAGAAAGTTAATTTTATGTTAACGCACGGGCGGGGAGTGCTCTGTGCACCCATCACAGAAGAACGTTGTGCTGAATTAGATTTAAACATGCAAGTATCTGCTAATACTTCCATTTACGAAACTCCGTTCACTGTAACGGTAGATCTTTTGGAAGGATGTACTACAGGAGTTTCTATGCACGACCGCGCTGCTACCATTCTAGCTTTAGCCGATCCGAAAACGAAGCCCAATGATCTTGGACGTCCGGGTCATGTCAATCCTCTCCGGGCACGTTCTCGTGGAGTGTTACGTCGTGCCGGACATACAGAGGCTACGGTGGATTTGGCTAAACTAGCCGGACTTTATCCTGCCGGAGCTTTGATTGAAATCATAAACGAAGATGGTACTATGGCTCGCTTGCCGCAACTTATGAACATCGCCCGCCAGTTTGGCATGAAGATAATCTCTATTAAAGACTTAATAGCTTATCGATCAAAGCTGGAATCGATTGTGGAGAAAGGGGTGGAAGTGGATATGCCGACTCACTATGGCCATTTCCGGTTAATTCCGTTTAAACAAAAATCGAATGGATTGGAACATGTTGCTCTGATTAAAGGTAGCTGGGAGAAAGATGAACCTATATTGGTTCGTGTACATTCGTCTTGTGTTACCGGAGATATCTTTGGCTCTTGTCGTTGTGAATGCGGCGAACAATTGCAGAAAGCAATGAAGATGATTGAAGAGGCTGGAAAAGGAGTCATTGTTTATATGAATCAGGAAGGACGTGGCATTGGCCTGATGGCCAAAATGGCTGCCTATAAACTTCAGGAAGAAGGATATGATACGGTAGATGCTAATCTGCATTTGGGCTTTGACGCTGATGAGCGTGATTATGGTGTTGGTGCACAGATTTTGCGCGAAGTTGGTGTTAGTAAAATGAAACTGATGTCTAATAATCCGGTGAAACGTGTTGGGCTGGAAGCTTATGGGCTGGAAATAACAGAAAATGTAGCTATTGAAATTAGTCCCAATCAATATAATGAGCGATATCTCCGAACAAAGAAAGAGCGGATGGGGCATACGTTGCATTTTAATAAGTAACTGTCTTTTTGCTTTTCTATTTCAAATATAATCGTTTATTTTGCAACGGTATTCATCCAACAACAATAAAAGAGATACAAAATGAATCAATTATCAGACCGTTTGAACAGCTTGTCTCCTTCTGAGACTCTTGCCATGTCGCAAAAAAGTAATGAGCTCAAAGCTCAGGGCATTGATGTTATTAACATGAGTGTTGGAGAACCTGATTTCAATACTCCCGATCATATAAAAGAAGCTGCTAAGAAGGCCGTAGATGATAACTTTTCCCGTTATTCTCCGGTTCCCGGCTATCCGGCTCTTCGTAATGCAATTGTTGAGAAGCTGAAAAAAGAAAATAACTTGAACTACACTGCAGCTCAAATACTTTGTTCGAATGGAGCAAAACAATCTGTTTGCAATGTGTTGATGGCACTTATTGGCTCGGGCGATGAGGTCATTATTCCGGCTCCTTATTGGGTAAGTTATCCTGAAATGGTGAAATTGGCTGAAGGGACGAATGTTTTTGTTTCTGCCGGTATTGAGCAAGATTTTAAGATTACTCCTGCACAATTGGAAGCTGCTGTTACTCTTAAAACGAAGGCGTTAATACTTTGCTCACCTTCTAATCCGACCGGTTCTGTT containing:
- a CDS encoding bifunctional 3,4-dihydroxy-2-butanone-4-phosphate synthase/GTP cyclohydrolase II, with the protein product MEDITFSTIEEAIEDFREGKFVIVVDDEDRENEGDFIIAAEKVTAEKVNFMLTHGRGVLCAPITEERCAELDLNMQVSANTSIYETPFTVTVDLLEGCTTGVSMHDRAATILALADPKTKPNDLGRPGHVNPLRARSRGVLRRAGHTEATVDLAKLAGLYPAGALIEIINEDGTMARLPQLMNIARQFGMKIISIKDLIAYRSKLESIVEKGVEVDMPTHYGHFRLIPFKQKSNGLEHVALIKGSWEKDEPILVRVHSSCVTGDIFGSCRCECGEQLQKAMKMIEEAGKGVIVYMNQEGRGIGLMAKMAAYKLQEEGYDTVDANLHLGFDADERDYGVGAQILREVGVSKMKLMSNNPVKRVGLEAYGLEITENVAIEISPNQYNERYLRTKKERMGHTLHFNK